A window of Emcibacter sp. SYSU 3D8 genomic DNA:
CCATGGAGACCGAGGAGTTTCTGGGCGATGGCCCTGAAGTCCCGCAGTCCAGGCCCGAACCCGTCGCTGTCCGCAAATTCGTACCGCCGCCGCCCAGGCCGAGCGCCCCGGCCACTGCGGCTGCACCGGCAGCGGATCAGGCGCCTGCCACCGCCGTGCAGCAGGCGGGCCAGGCAGCTTCGCCGGATGGTGAGACGACAGCACCCGCCGCCAAGGCGGATGGTACGTCCCCGGCGCCGGTGCCCGTGCAGCAGCCGGACTCTTCTCAGGCTCAGGCCGCATTGCCTGCAGCGACCGACGCCGCACCGGTGGTGCCGCAGATCGTCGAGGCCAAACCCGCGGGCGCCAAGTCGCCGGTGGTACAGCTCGGCGCCTATGGCACAGAGCAGGGCGCCATGGACTCCTGGGCGCAGGTCCAGCGCAAGCAGGGCTCTATCGTCGACGGACTGATCCCGCAAGTGATCAAGTTCAATGCCCCCGGCAAAGGCGATCTCTATCGGCTGGTGATCGGTCCCTTTGCCGACCGCGGTGCCGCCACGGACGTTTGCGGCCAACTCAAGGACCAGGGACGGGATTGCATCGTCAATGCCAATTGATCCTACGCTCTGCCCCGCCATTTTCGGCGTTTCCGGAACCTCGCTGACGGACCGCGAGCGGGTCTTCTTCGAGAAGGTCAAGCCGTTCGGGTTTATCCTGTTTGCCCGCAACATTGCCGACCCGGACCAGGTGCGGGCGCTTGTCGACTCGCTTCGGCCCCTGGCGGCAGTCCAGCCGTGCCCGGTACTGATCGATCAGGAAGGGGGAAGAGTGGCACGCCTGCGCCCGCCCCACTGGCCGGCCTATCCGCGCGGCGCCGTGTTCGGCAAGCTGTTCGATGTCGATCCGGATAACGCCCGCCGCGCCCTCTACCTCAATTCTCGCCTGATCGCGGCGGACTTGCACGATCTGGGAATCAACATCGACTGCCTGCCGGTGCTGGACATTCCGGCGCGGGGCGGTCACGAGGTCATCGGCGACCGGGCCTACGCACGGAGCGCCTCCACGGTCGCGGCATTGGGGCGCGAGGCGTGCGCGGGCCTGATCGACGGCGGTGTGCTGCCGGTGATCAAGCACATTCCCGGACACGGCAGGGCGTCGGCCGACACCCATATCGAACTGCCGGTTGTCGCCACGAAGGCAGCAACCTTGCGGCGAACCGATTTTGCACCGTTCAAGGCACTGCGCGATGCGCCATTCGCCATGACCGCCCACGTAATCTATGCCGATCTGGACCCACACTACCCGGCCACCACGTCGCGCGCGGT
This region includes:
- the nagZ gene encoding beta-N-acetylhexosaminidase, translated to MPIDPTLCPAIFGVSGTSLTDRERVFFEKVKPFGFILFARNIADPDQVRALVDSLRPLAAVQPCPVLIDQEGGRVARLRPPHWPAYPRGAVFGKLFDVDPDNARRALYLNSRLIAADLHDLGINIDCLPVLDIPARGGHEVIGDRAYARSASTVAALGREACAGLIDGGVLPVIKHIPGHGRASADTHIELPVVATKAATLRRTDFAPFKALRDAPFAMTAHVIYADLDPHYPATTSRAVIDRIIRKTIGFDGVLMSDDLNMQALSGTLAERAFASQQAGCDLALHCNGDYDDMVAVAGGLERASPATLRRLKRAMGFLAPPRPFDRDAGVRERDALLARAET
- a CDS encoding SPOR domain-containing protein, with the protein product MPYRPDGDFLQDDESRWDVEPEVTEGGAWWKWAVAVLSLALFVGVVWYAYSGGRSGPSGPVRTVEADPVPYKTKPENPGGEIIPDQDKLVFNEAVGRTMETEEFLGDGPEVPQSRPEPVAVRKFVPPPPRPSAPATAAAPAADQAPATAVQQAGQAASPDGETTAPAAKADGTSPAPVPVQQPDSSQAQAALPAATDAAPVVPQIVEAKPAGAKSPVVQLGAYGTEQGAMDSWAQVQRKQGSIVDGLIPQVIKFNAPGKGDLYRLVIGPFADRGAATDVCGQLKDQGRDCIVNAN